From the Lemur catta isolate mLemCat1 chromosome 1, mLemCat1.pri, whole genome shotgun sequence genome, the window ATATGCACTCATTTGCATAAATAAAGGATTGGGAGGACACCCATCAGCTGCTAGAAGTATTTATTTCTGAGAAGGTGGCCTGTGGCTGGGTGCAGACAAAAGAgaactttccctttttttctacatttcaaatactgggtttattttgtttttgtctcatgTTCCGCTATATGCCATcaaatattgttataaaaatttatcTATTACTTGTATTAGCTATACCCTACATACATAAAACTATGTAATACAAAATATGAAGGGAGTAGACAGATATTTCCATTTAGACCCTGAATGTCTCTGTGTGGTGGGAAGGAGGTGtacaggaaggcaggaaaggaaaaagtaggCTCAGGTTTGAGTTATCTTAATATAGAGacttaaaaaatgctaaaatattgaCATTCTGGTGGTGTGGTTAAGGATTGGAGCACACTCACCTGGGAGAGTCTGTCATCTTCCGAGGTGTCCTTGCCCCACTGCAAATAGCCGACGTCACTGCGGGTGAGGACGCCGTGTAATGTTTCCTGAGACCTGCCTTTCTCACAGCCGTTGAAGACATGGGGACTTGCTCTTCCAGTTAAAATCATGTTCAGAACTGCCTAGATGgtgtattttacaaatatgtatgGTTTAGTTAGCAGTGAAACaaggacttaattttttttcttttaaaaattactacttttactgaaaagaatgaaatcacgcaatatataattctggaaaaacaTATGTCCCAAACATTTGGTAGAGTTAAAGCAATagttcactgaatttttttcttgaaccTTACCCCAAAGTTCCCTCTGTGCCCCACTCTGATCTTACTGACCTTCCTCCCTTTACACTTCTTTTAATGTTGGTTTCCATGGTTGTGATTTAAGAAGCATGAAGCTAAGATGTTTTTATAGCTTTTGTAACTTCTTTTTCAGTTATTAAGGATTCCTGGTGGGCCTTATCAaggtatcttctttttttttttttttttcactggaAAACAACTTTTATTGAGATCCCACCAGCTGTATAATCTGTTCCTGACATTAAGCTCCTTCTTCCTTGGCAATTCGGTCCTTCTTAAGTGGTCCCATGAACGCCTTCTTCTCCTCCATAGTCTGGAAGCGGCCATGGCCAAACTTGGAGGTGGTGTCGATGAACTTAAGGTCAATTTTCTCCAGAGCCTGGCGTTTGGTCTGCACCAACAAGGACTTGCGGAGGGTGAGCACTCGCTTCTTGGTTCCCACCACACAACCTTTCAGCATCACAAAGTCATTGGTCACTTCACCGTAGTGGACAAAACCACCCAGAGGGTTGATGCTCTTGTCAGACAGGTCGTAATCGGTAGAGGCATTGTTCTTGATCAGTTTGCCATCCTTGATGAGGTAGCCCTGGCCAATCTTATAGATCTTCTTGTTGATCTCTGTGTGGTGATGGTAGCCTTTCTGCCCAGCCCGTGCCACAGAGAAAGCCACTCGGGCAGGATGCCATGGCCCGATACAGGCAACCTTACGCAGCCCTCGGTGGGTCTTGCGGGGCAGTTTCTTGGTATGCCAACGACTGGTAACCCCTTTGTAGCCTTTGCCCTTGGTCACCCCGATGACGTCAATCATCTCATCCTGCCCAAACACTTGGTTCACAGGGACCTGCTGCTCCAGCCTCTCCCGGGCCCAGTCCAGTTTCTCGGCCACGGTGCCTCCGTTCACCTGGATCTCCATCAGGTGGGCCTTCTTCTGGCGTAGAGGAAGCAGGCGCATCTGGGTGTGGGCAATGATGCGAATGACTTGGCAGTACTTCTTCATGCTGCTGAAGTCCTTCTCCAGCTGCTTCTTGCCATCCTCATCCTGCCATTTCTTGCAGTACTTGGTGAAGGCCTTCTTCTTAGATTTATGCCAGTTCTTGTAGAAGCGCCTTTTGCACTCATCGCTGATATGCTCAGCAAAGATGGTCTTAAAAGTCCGGAGGCCTCGAGGAGTTTCCACATAGCCCACCATGCCTACGACCACCATGGGTGCCGTCTCCACAATGGTCACAGCCTCCACAACTTCCTGCTTGTTCACCTTGGATCCTGGCCTATCGACTTCCCGCACGATGTGGGTCATGCCAGCCTTGTATCCCAGGAAGGCTGTGAGGTGGA encodes:
- the LOC123630179 gene encoding 60S ribosomal protein L3-like — its product is MSHRKFSAPRHGSLGFLPRKRSSRHRGKVKSSPKDDPSKPVHLTAFLGYKAGMTHIVREVDRPGSKVNKQEVVEAVTIVETAPMVVVGMVGYVETPRGLRTFKTIFAEHISDECKRRFYKNWHKSKKKAFTKYCKKWQDEDGKKQLEKDFSSMKKYCQVIRIIAHTQMRLLPLRQKKAHLMEIQVNGGTVAEKLDWARERLEQQVPVNQVFGQDEMIDVIGVTKGKGYKGVTSRWHTKKLPRKTHRGLRKVACIGPWHPARVAFSVARAGQKGYHHHTEINKKIYKIGQGYLIKDGKLIKNNASTDYDLSDKSINPLGGFVHYGEVTNDFVMLKGCVVGTKKRVLTLRKSLLVQTKRQALEKIDLKFIDTTSKFGHGRFQTMEEKKAFMGPLKKDRIAKEEGA